GCCTTGAATTACGAAACCATTGGAAAATAAGGCATATATAATTAAGAGCAGGTCTCTTTTGAGACGccctcacgaatctttatctgtgagacgggtcaagcctatattcacaacaaaaagtaatacaattagcataaaaagtaatattttttcattgatgacccaaataagagatccgtctcacaaaatatgacctgtgagaccgtctcacacaagtttttgccaagaaGATATACCGAGTTTTCATCTAAATTAAACTTGGTACTTATCGGAATAACGATAATTAATtataggtaaaaacttgtgtgagacggtctgacGAGTCgtgttttgtgagacagatctcttatttgggtcatccatgaaaaagtattactttttatgctaagagtattactttttgttgtgaatataggattgatccgtctcacagataaagattcgtgagaccgtctcacaagagacctactctatattcttttttattcatttaattGATGAATTTTTCTTAGTTTAAAAAATTGTCTAAAATTCATATTTGGTACTTTTTAATTTAACACATCTCATCAgagtaataattttgatatttttcagTGGGACGACAAAAAGATAACTCATTTTTAAACGAAAACtatgatatttatataataataataataataaattattcgAATTTTTATTTCTCACACATAATTTACTATTATTATTCATATAATTacctattatatataataatattagctAATAATAATTATGTCCCATCATTAAAAAGTCCTCTAAACAACACTCATTAAAGTAGTTGGTGGTTTACCTGGCTTCTTCTTCTCTCGAGTCGGGTCATTTGGGCAACGGGGCAAGAAAACCCCTGTCCCACCCGCCCCATAACTGGATCCGGAGTTATCAAGGAAAATGGCCTTCATACCCGACCCGACCATTCCATGACCTTTACGTTTATAGTTCACAAAATCCCGACCCGTGTTCGGAACCCGCTTGTTGCCCTTGACCCGACTTTCTCCAACACCAGATTCTTGAGTTTGATTCTTTAATTGGTAAACCTGTTATTACATACAAAATTTATTACCCTAacatcaaaatttttttatcaactaAAAAATCATGAAATTTCAAAGGTGTGTACGTGCAACCAGGGGCGGAGCCACATGCTCATGTTTCTGAGCTAACCCGGGTGgtccaatatttttaaaaaaaatttatacgtaaattttgtataattttagaataatataatattagttcgggtagatcaatttaaaatattaaaagattctagagtttaaaattttagttaaATAAAGCATGTGGCCACTTGGTGGGAAGATTTTTTCATATTGTGGGAAATTTACACCTTCAATGTCAATAAAAAATGTAATATACGTGACACATAACAATTTCtatcttcttcgagttcgaacTCGAAACTTATGACTTGTTCGAGAActcgaaaatttcaaaaaatattaaaataaagtcaAACTGCAACAGTTACAAAATGAttttcaaaaaaacaaaaaaaatgaaatcaaaTATACTAACCTCAAAACCCTCACAGACAGAGGTACAATCTGTATTgctatcttcttcttcttcgttaAGCATGCACTCCGCCATTTGCCGGCTCAGCTCCGCCATGAATTCTTCGTCCTCGCTCCCCGACGAGCCCAGCTCGGATCCGAACGGCGTGCTGAGACCAGACGAGCACGAAGCACCCAACGACGAGCCCGACCCGATCTCCGATACACTGAGATGAACACTTTCCTGTTCATCAACGGTGAGTGCCATGTTTTTCTGGGGTTTGAACAAATCAGCATAAGTTTTCTTCTTCATCTGCTGAGGAAATCGTATCGGATCAGAGGGGTTTTCTTAGGAACCAGTGGTTGCTTTTTGGAATCTTTGTGAGTGGAATCTTGAACATTTAGCGAAAGGGATTCTTGGGCTTGCTGTATTGTCAGAATAGGAGATaggaaattatatattatttatttatacatttataaaaattatatatatatatatatatatatatagaggatGTGTTGTCAAGTTATAGATACATATGGTAGAGAATGAAACATGTATGTGAATTCAATTGAGGGTGTCACGTTCCATATTTTATACTTGTTATATTTTTCtatcaatttcaaaaataatcaaAGTGGTTATCTTTTTAAATTCCTAAAATATATCTTCACACTAATTAGGAGAACAAAGAAACGAATGGGTCATATATAATGACCTATATATATGTTTTCGTAATTTAATTCGTAACGATTTCGATTTCGTGAAATAAACTGGCCTGAACTTTATTAAAAATGTTCGAACATATATCAGGATTCTTTCagaataaatatgaaaaaactAAATTCATTGTGTTAAAACTAAGTTATGActaattaaaagatcaaaagtTGATGGAGTTACACTTGTTTGATCGATTTTACCTTTTTCCCATTTAATGAATCCatgatataattttaaataaaattgatgAAATATGCTTGGAAATGTTTGATATTTATCAATGATGTAGTAACCTCAGGTTGTAGTTGTACACAAAATCCATATATttagaaatattattttatataaaaatcaatCAACGAATAAAAATCGAAGAATTACATCTGTCAATAACTataagagtaagtctcttgtgagacagtctcacgaatttttatctgtgagacggtcaaccctaccgatattcacaataaaaagtaatactcttagcataaaaagtaatactttttcatggatgacccgaataagaaatctgtctcacaaaatacgacccgtcagaccagtctcacacaaatttttttctaaaattaattGTGACACTAAAAAGGGACGAGAGCTCTTGAAGAATTTCTTTAAAGGCTCgtaatttatattaattattattgacATACGAAATTCAAAGTAGAAATTAAGTGaatatttagaaaataaaaataaaaattccacCAATTATCTGAAGGGTTTTATCTTCTATTTTTGGGGGTTGCATGCGCAGCATTCTAGCTAGTGGTTGGACCATACGTTTGTTTGGCCACCCCCACTCAACTGCCAATTATTGAAAactaaatttaaactcaaaacttttaatgatttttattagaagaTATATGaggttttgaaaattaattatgataaaatataaattttataaatatgttaaatttattcaagaatcgatattTGAACTTTGGGAAAATTGTCAATTAATCCGTGCGCGACATATAAGTTATGTAAcatatattttagttgatttttAATTCTAAGAACATGTTCAATGATATAACGAATCAGTAATCAATCTTATCTCATGATGATGTCAGTATTGATAATTTTATCATATGGTCTTACAATGGTGAGATGATGTTGCGGAGATTGTattgaaatattaattttttattctatttaataatatttttattcaatttaataatttgtatttaaaaaataaaataattaaaacataattaaaaattacacaTCATTAGAACAATTACAAATAATTAGAAAAAGTTCATATAATTAGAAAATtacatataatttaaaaacttacacgcaattttttttaaaatacacgtaattttaaaaaattacaaatactCATAAAAACTATGAACTAAAAAAATTACTAACTGAATTATTtacgaataattttttttgtttatttatataataatcacTTTGAATGTCACTCATGTTTGAATCGTTaatattttatcaattattAGACTTTCTTGATCAATCTCCTTTCTTTCTTGTTCTCTCAATCACATTTCCCATTTCTTTTCCATATTTTTCTCAACTTCTGCAAAATACTTTGCTACTAGATCAATCTTCACATGTTCCTTTTCATAGTATTGTGTCTCttcttatttcatttttttgcaAAAAAGTTTTTAGAAAGAGAgtgaataaacactttaaaCTATTTACAAAAAACAATTTGGCTTTAATATCTTTTAAGCTATCAAAATTCTTTTTTTAGTGGCTAGATTTTGCCGGACGACTAAAAATAAGTGCAAAAAACGGTTAGCTTTCACGGCTTAAGTCTGCAAATAGGTCATGCAACTCAAATTTGATCACAATGCAACTAAACCCctcatcaaactcattcatagTCTCTCCGATCTTCATCTTTACATTTTCGAACTTCTAAATGCAcacaataaaatttttctcattaGTCTAATCATTTCATTAACAAAGTTGGGATATATTCTCTCAAATTTATTTGTTAGTAAAACAAGTTTTAATCTTACTAAACCTATTTTTATCAAGATTCTTATAAAGTATATATTTGGCTACATTATCGAGGTTAACTTTTTTCTTATCCTCTGATGTCCATTTCGACAAGATTTTTCCACCATCTATGGAGAACCCTCAGATACTGCTACTATTGTATTGTCTTTTATAAATTCATTGGACCGTcggtgatgacataccacattttcatcatcatgtgcaGCCAAGTCTGCCTGCATGTGAATTTTTTAGTCATCATattcttcttttgagaacataagGATTTTACTAAAAGAATTCATAATGAATATATGAGTATCAAAGGTAAAAAAAATCCTctcggataccacttgttgggataAAAAATATGTTTAGAGGGAGATAGATAAAAACTTTAAACTATTTGTGAAAAACGAGTTTGATTTAACATTTTTTAAGCTGTTAAAGTTCTTAATTGATCGGCTAGATTTTGCTAGACCACTAAAAATAAGTGAATGCGGAAACGGTCCCACAAGGCTAATGATAAAGTATATATATTTAGCGCAATCAACAATTTAATAGCAACAGCTAGAAATAatcaagaaaaatgaaatgtgTAAGTGAATGAGATAGTATTGTATCGCTATTCAGATATGAATATTCCTACGTCACTTTTTCTTTCACTTGGGAATgaatccactaaaagactttggttttaaaACTTTTGTATCAGTTCACTTCGAAGAAGACTTATCTCTACCTATGTCGAAACTAGGGgtgatcaaattttttattaaccGCCCGAACCACCCGAACCGAATTGCACCGCACcgtttttcataatattttataaaaatcatgattaaaaatattaatcataaaTCGCACCGCATACGCGGTTCGGTTATTTTTTTTGGCCAAGAACCGCACCAAACGCACCGCTTAAACCGCTTGCCATAATATGGAGcctaaaattataataatattgtaaataacatattcaaataaagaagtcaTCATTCATTATATCTCAACTctcttcaaaattattattcttacaaataaaacttatctttttcttaattattcATCATATTAGTTTTTTATTAAAGTATATATTTCTTTTGCTACAatgttttgtttaaagtttgaaagtaaaaaaaaggataaatagtgtaaatatcatttttgttgtgaatgtgttgtgttgttaaattattaacttAGTTTTGAATCTTGATTATTGTTTTATCTATTTTGATCTTTACATGTTtgaactatattttatatttgaagacaatatattgttgttgttttcaaataaattagaatatatatgttctaatatttttcattaaaaaaatcgtAAATCGACTGCAACGCTTGAAACCGTTCAAAACCGTAAGGctaatttttcatgtaaaactgcgattaatttttcaaaatactaaCCGAGTGCATATGGCAATtcggtttgaatttttttaaaaaaaccgcaAAATCGCACCGTGATCACCCCTAGTcgaaactcttagtgatcaatTGTAAATTTCTGGATGTTTAAGAACCCTCGATTCACCAGAGCAACAACATAATCAAACATTTAGCTTTGACGGGTTGAGTTAGTAGAGTATCAGTAGAAAGATCCTTAGATGATCTGATAACATCTGACAAGCATGTGCTTAGATGAGAAACTTGATATATGATAGTTTGAGAGTGTTCGAAGATCTTGGAATGATGAAtagtttgaaaatattgtctcGTTCTTCTGTCTTGAGTCTGCATATTTATAATTGAAAAGATCCAATGGTCGGAATGATTTTCAATGATCATCTCTACTATCTCCAATAGAATAGCCTTTTCGCTTTCAATCATATAAGACATTATTAAATGTTCATTTAATGATTCTTTGTTTTCGCAACTTTAAAATCTTATATTATGAAAAACTTGATTGACATTAGACAGTTTAGGAAACTTTTTTCAATCGATAATTAGTTGGATATTATTCATTAATACTTTAACTTGTATCTGAACGATTGGAATTAATGTATCCACTTTGATATGCTAAGGTCCGACCGATCAGATAAATGTAAGTCTTAAATCAACTCAACGGTCCAGTCAGAGACATATGATATTCTGAAGTTTGCAGCTTAAAACACTGATGATATGCTTAGCAATTAGAGTTGGTCCAATAGTTGGAAATCGTGTAATAAATAGAAATTGGCAGTTGGGCACCTAAAATAGctcaatattgttattttcATTACCGAAACATAAGGTGATATATTCTAATATATTTCTTGGAGCAAATCCATGATTTTTGGAGATTTTTATCATTCTCcttttatggaatttttgaaTGTCTTTCTTCCCATTAGTCTAATGGTTTTTCCCAATTCCTGTAAGATGTCTTTGAAATGACTAAtgctcgtttttctttaaaatatactagaattttttttcctattctATTCATTCAGCCAAATccatacttatatatatatatatatatatacataagcattaaaatcttaaaaatacttaaatcattagcataagtcataaacataagtgcggaaaaactaGCGCCGAtcatcgggttgtgtgcaccttcagtccagcaagatcaaccatcaagtctctcattaacatcaacatcatgttcacctgcatcaatcacacttactgagtctattgactcaacaaaccttagcaatgataaaaattaatatatatacaatcacatacaacaatgaaaatacttttaataaaatagtttttcatgaacatgcatagatctaaacaatttttctttcatcatatacatttttcttttcatcatatacgtatatgttttccttttattgaattcggatcgttaattgtgactttcgtatcagctgaaggtcgattgatccatctacgtgtaaccatagtactggacggcggggacatcagcgaccaATTATAATTCGAGTagctagatattctgcttcagttgtggaagttgggAACAACAGATTCCAGTAGCTAGATATTCCgcttcaatttttcttttatcctGCTTTAACTCAgaaaatttctcgcataatttggggttagttgactcaaaaataatatcatcgaCATAAATTTACACAAGTAAAGTATGATTTTTCTTTGTAAATTTGAACAACTAAGAATTTTGATaatgtctcataccaagctctggaG
The Primulina tabacum isolate GXHZ01 chromosome 9, ASM2559414v2, whole genome shotgun sequence DNA segment above includes these coding regions:
- the LOC142504360 gene encoding uncharacterized protein LOC142504360, translated to MKKKTYADLFKPQKNMALTVDEQESVHLSVSEIGSGSSLGASCSSGLSTPFGSELGSSGSEDEEFMAELSRQMAECMLNEEEEDSNTDCTSVCEGFEVYQLKNQTQESGVGESRVKGNKRVPNTGRDFVNYKRKGHGMVGSGMKAIFLDNSGSSYGAGGTGVFLPRCPNDPTREKKKPVCSVLMPVRVLQTLELHFSRLSDTSSPVSRGSTSPRCIGHDTPNWTHPRSQRRRNGSHHSPQSQCCHQFWQHWTQHQQQQRHHLIHSNHPQFLRTHHHHVLLSQIQIQKRNYQRGLGDCPQILRSSHHQVHHHQK